GGGGGTGTCGCGACCAGCGTCGACCACGTCATCCCGCGCAGCAGAGGGGGCACGCACGCCTGGGAGAACGTGGTGGCGGCCTGCCGCCGCTGCAACCACGTCAAGGCCGACCGGCACCTGCGCGAGATCGGCTGGCGGCTGCGGCACCAACCGGCCCCGCCGACCGGTCTGGCCTGGCGGATCATCGGGACCGGACACCGGGACCCCCGCTGGCTGCCCTACCTCCAGCCGTACGGTGCCGAGGACGTGATGGCCCGGATCGACTCCGTCGCGGACGCCCCAGTGGGGGCGCTGACGACGGGTTGAGCCGGGCCTTTCGCGTACCCGGGGCCATGCGCGTACGGGAGGCTCTTCGCGTACGGGGACGGGGCACCCGTCAGGGGGCGTCCTGCTCCTCGGGCGTGCCCTCAGGCCGCTCGGGTGTGCCCGCCGGCTCCTCGGGTGTGCCCTCCGGCTGCTCGGGCGTCTCCTTCGCGGGCTTCTTCGGCGGGTCCTGCGGGGCCACCGCATATGTCTCCACCGACCAGAGCGAGTAGCCGTACGGGGTCGCCCGCGTCTCTCCCTGTATCCGCAGGAAGCGCGTGTCCGCCGCGTCCATGCGGACCGACTCCCGGCCGCCGCGCCCGTCCGCGACGGTCGCCGCCGTGCGCCAGACGCGGCCGTCGGCCGAGACCTGGACGCGGTAGCGGGAGGCGTGGGCGTCCTGCCAGTGCAGCACGACCTGGCCTATCCGCGCGGGCTCGGCCAGCTCCAGCTGCCACCAGGCGCCGTCCTCCGCCGGGGAGGACCAGCGGGTCGCCGCGTCACCGTCCACCGCCGAGGAGGCGGGGAAGTCCGGAGTCTCGTCGCCCGAGGAGGAGGCCGTCGCCGCCCGCGCCAGGTCCGGGCCCGCCGTACGCGGGAAGGCCCGCACGGTCAGGACCCGCTCCTCGCCCGCGAAGGAGACCGGCACCCGGTACGCACCGGCCGGCACGTCCGCGCCCACCGACACCTCCAGGGGGACGGTCGTCCGCGTACCCCGCTCCACCACGGCCTGCTTCGGGAGCCGGACCGCGATCCCCTTCGGGGCCTTCGCCGTCATCGGCCCGCGCACCTCGCCCGCGCGCAGCCCCGTCAGCTCCACGTCCACCCGCTGCGCGGGGCCGCCGATCTCCGCGTCCGTCTCCGTGCGGGCCAGTTCGAGCCCGGCACGCGGCCCGTCGGCGAACCACGGCACCAAGGAGCGCACCTCGGGCGCCGGTCCCTCGCCGCTCCAGACGACCCGCAGCGCGTCCGCGCGCAGACCCTTCAGGTCGGCCTGCGTCCAGCCGGAGGCGGACAGCGGGCCGAGCACCCGCCAGCCCTCCCCGGGGACGTACGCCTCCACGCGCGCGTCCGTGCCCGCGCGTGCGCCCTGTTCCGCGCCAGCGCCCGAATCCGCGCCTGTGCCCGTGTCCGTGTCCGTACGAGCGGTCATCACCGTCAGGGCCTCCACGGGCCGCGCCCGGTCGAGCCGCACGGTGTACGAGTCGGGGGCGCGGTCTGCCTGGTTGGCCGGGGTCCGGTCGGCGCCGGTCCAGGCCGCCGACTCCGTCACCGCGCGCGTGAGGAACGGGTCGAGGACTCCCGCGCCGACCGTTACCCGGCTCGCCTTCAGGGCCTCCCTCAGCGGTTCGAGGCGCAACTGCGCCTGCCAGGCCGCCGCGCCGTCGCCGCGCGACTGGGCGAGCAGCATGTCCACCGCCGTCTCGCCCGCCAGGCCGTACCGCGAGAGCTGTTCCAGCCAGGGCCCCGTCTCGTCGTCCAGGGTGCCGCCGGCGGTGGCCGCGAGCCGCTCGGGGGCCTGCCGCATCACGGTGAACGCGGCCCGCAGTTCGCGCGCCGCCTTCTCCTTCGCGGCCGTGCCGGCGGCGCTGTCGGGGCTCGTGCGCGAGGCCCAGAAGGCGGCCATGAGCGGCTTCAGGTAGGCCGACTCGCCCTTCGGGTCGAGGATCGAGGAGGCGTCGTTCCCGGCGAGCGCCCGCAGGGCCTCGCGGGCGGCCGGGTCCGGGCCCGCGAGGTCGTCGACGGCGGCGCGCCAGGACTCCTGCGGCCGGTACCCCTTCGGGTTCCAGGCGTAGTCGGCAGCGGTGAAGAGCGGGATCCGGGAGGCGGCGGGCTGCTCCATGGCGTGGGCGAGGAAGGCGGCGGATCCGGCCGCCACGGCCGGGTCCCGGCCCGTGGAGGGGCCGAGGAACAGCCGGTCCTGCGCGTAGTCGTTGACCGGGTAGTTGTCCATGGTGACCAGCGGGTGGCCCAGCGCCTCGCGGGCCCCGGCCAGTTCGCCGCCGGTGATCGTGCGCGGGACGACCCCGACGCCCGTCCACGCGACGCGTACGTCCGCTTCGAGCGCCCCGGCGAGCTCCGTGCGGTAGTCGGTCGTCCCGTCCTGGTAGTACTCCGTCGGCAGCACCGTCAGCGGTTCGCCGTCCGGGTACCGCTCGGCGAGGTGCCGGGCGACGGCGTTCGCCACGCGCGCGTGGGCGGCGGCCGCGCCCTCGGCGTCCCGCCCGAAGGCGTCGGCGTCCTTCGCGCAGTGCCACTCGCCGTAGCCGGCGTCCGGGAACTGGAGCTGGAAGGAGCGCACCCCGAGCTCCCACATCGCGTCGATCTTCCGCGTCAGGGCCGCCACGTCGGCGCCGGAGGCCAGGCACATGGACTGGGCGGGGGCCACGGCCCAGCCGAGCGTCACGTGGTTGGCCCGGGCCCGCTCGGCGAGCGCGCGGAACTCCTCCTGCTGCGCGGCCGGGTAGGGCTCGCGCCACTGCGCCTGGCGGTACGGGTCGTCGCCGGGCGCGTACAGATAGCGGTTCTGCTTGGTGCGGCCCAGGAAGTCGACCTGGGCGAGGCGCTGCTCCAGGCTCCAGGGGCGGCCGTAGAAGCCCTCGGTGAGGCCGCGCTCGGCCGTGCCCGGCCAGTCGCGCACGACGACGCCGGGGATCTCCCCGCCCGCGCCGACGAGCTGACGCAGCGTCTGGACGGCGTGGAAGAGGCCGTCCTCGCCGACACCGTCCAGGACGACGGTGTCCCGCCCCTGGAAGCGGCCCGTCGCGAGCCGGTAGCCGCCGCGCGGCAGATCGAGTCGCTCGGGCACGCGCAGCGCCGTCAGCGCCGCCTCGGTGGCCTCGTCGGCGTCGGCTGCGTTGGCTGCGTTGGCTGCGTTGTCGGAGGGGCCCGTGACCCGGAACACCGGGCCGCGGCCGGGGAGTCCGGTGTGCACGGTCCGTACCCCGGCGGCCGTGAACAGCTCCCGCAGGGCGGTGAGGGCGTACGGGTCGGCGTCGGCCTCCGCGAGCAGCGTGACCTCGCTCCCGAGGCGTACGGCGGGTCCGCGGCCGGTCAGCGACTGGGGTCGGGGCCAGACGGCGGGCGTCCCGGTCGTGGCGGCACCGGCTGTGGCGGCATTCGCTGTCGCGGGCGCGCGCGTGGGGGCCGTGGCGGCCGATGACCCGGCAGAGGCCGGGGGAGTGGCCGTGGGAGACGTCGCGGGAGACGTCGCGGGAGCGGCCGTGGCGTCGGCCGATGGAGGAACGGGAGCCGCGTGGACCGCGCCCGGGGAGGCGCCTCCGAGGAGTCCGCCGATGACGGCGGCGGCGACCGCCGTCGCCGTGCGCTTCCTGCGCCCGAGGTGCACGGGAACTCCCTTCGGCCCAGGCCGGTGGCCCGGTCGGCCGCTCTGCCGGTCGGTCACGAGTGGGTCACGAGCCCACCACCCGTCGCACTGGGGTGTCAATGCGTGTGGCCGATGTGTCGGCTTTGCCCGGCGAGCCGTCACGGAGATGACGCCACTTCGCCACTTTCCGCCGGTAAAACGAGGTGCGGTGGGTAGGGCTCAGCTGTTGCCCCCAGGTCCCACCTGTCGAGACGAAACCGGGAGACCCCCGTGACCACGACCGCCCGCCACCTCGGACGGATACGGATTCCTCAGCAGTCGGCAGGCCCCGACTCCCCGCTGACCAGCGAACCGCCGCTGCCCGACACGACCCCCCTCACCAGCGAGCCGCCCCTGACCGAGGCGGCACCCCTCACCAGCGAACCCACCGTCCGCGGCAGCGCGGGCGGCACGGAGTCCCCCGGAGTGTGAAGTGACCCTGGCCCGTCTCGCCGCCCGTCATGGCGTCGCCACCGAGTACAGCCCGTCCGCGGGCGTCACCGTCGCCGTGCCGGACGCCGCCGTGGTGGCCGTCCTCGGCGCCCTGGGCGTCGACGCGACCACGCCGGAGGCAGTCGCGGCCGCCCTCGACGCGGCGGAACGGGCCGAGCGGGAACGCCTGTTGCCGCCCACCCTGGTCCGGCGGCGGGGCGAGGAGCCCGTCCGCCCGCCGGCGGACCTGCCGCCCGGCACCCGGCTGCGGGTCACCACCGAGGAGGGCGCGGTCCTCACCGGCCCGGACTGGGACCGGCTGCCCCTCGGCGTCCACACGGTCGAGGCGCAGGCCCCCGAGGGACGCTCCGCCACCGCCACCCTGATCGTGAGCCCCGCGCGCGTGCCCGGCCCCGGGCGGCGCACGTACGGGCTGCTCGTCCAGCTCTACTCGCTGCTCTCCACGCGCTCCTGGGGCATGGGCGACCTCGGGGACCTGCGGGAGCTTGCCACCTGGGCGGGCCGGACGCACGGCGCGGGCTTCGTCCAGGTCAACCCGCTGCACGCGGGCGTGCCCGGGGCGCCGAGCGACCCCTCCCCGTACCGCCCCTCCTCGCGCCGCTTCCCGGACCCGGTCCACCTGCGGATCGAGTCCGTCCCCGAGTACGCGTACGTGGACCCCGGCCGGCGCGAGGAGCTCGACCGGATCCTCGCGGAGGCGGCCGAACTGCGCGAACGGGTCCTCGGCAAGGGCGCGCTGATCGACCGTGACGCCGTGTGGGACGTCAAGCGGCGGGCCCTGGAACTCGTGGTCGGGAGCGTGGAGCTCGGGCCGGGGCGGCGCGCCGACTACCACGACTTCCTCGCCGAGCGGGGCCGCGCCCTGGAGGACCACGCCACCTACCAGGCCCTCGCCGAGCGCCACGGTCCCCACTGGCGCGGCTGGCCCGAGGAGCTGCGCGAGCCCCGCTCGGCGGAGCGCGTCGTGCGCGCCGATCCCGCCCTCGCGGCCCGGGTCGACTTCCACTGCCGGCTGGCCTGGCTGACGGACCGGCAGCTGGCCGAGGCCGCCGAGGCGGCCCGCGGGGCCGGGATGGAGGTCGGGATCGTCCACGACCTGGCCGTCGGCGTCCACCCGGAGGGCTCGGACGCCTGGGCCCAGCAGGAGGCCTTCGCCGCCGGCATGTCGGTCGGCGCCCCGCCCGACGCCTTCAACGCCCGGGGCCAGGACTGGGGCCTGCCGCCGTGGCGGCCCGACGCCCTCGCCGCCGCGGGCTACGCCCCGTACCGCGGTCTCCTGCGTGAACTCCTGCGCCACGCGGGCGCCCTGCGCATCGACCACGTGATGGGCCTGTTCCGGCTCTGGTGGGTGCCGGAGGGCAGCGAGCCCACCGAGGGGACGTACGTCCGCTACGACGCCGAGGCGATGCTCGCCGTCCTCGCCCTGGAGGCGCACCGCGCGGGGGCCCTCGTCATCGGCGAGGACCTCGGCACGGTCGAGCCGGGCGTACGGGAGGAGCTGTCCCGGCACGGGGTGTTCGGGACCTCCGTGCTCTGGTTCGAGCGGGACTGGGCGGGCACCGGCCGCCCGGTGCCCGCGGCGCAGTGGCGCGCCGAGTGCGTGGCCACCGCCACCACCCACGACCTGCCCCCGACGGCCGCCCGGCTCTCCGGCGACCACGTCGCCCTGCGGCACCGGCTCGGGCTCGTCGACGGCGACCCGGAGCGCGACCGGGCGGCGGACGCGGCCGAGACCACCGAGTGGCTGGGGCTGTTCCGGCGGCTCGGGCTGCTCCCGGAGGGGCCGGGGGGCGAGGAGGCCGAGATCCTGGCCGTCCACCGGTTCCTGCTGAGCACCCCGGCCCGGATGGTGGGGGTGTGGCTGCCGGACGCGGTGGGGGACCGCAGGCCGCAGAACCTGCCGGGCACCTGGGACGAGTACCCCAACTGGCGGCTGCCGGTCGCGGGCCCGGACGGGCAGCCGCTCACCCTGGAACGCCTCGTGGCCTCGCCCCGCGCCCATGCTCTGCTGCGCGAGCTGAACACCCGTACGGACCCCGGGAGCGCCCGTACGGTACCCCCGGGCGCGCGGCCCGTTTAGGTGTTCGCTACGTTTGCACCGTGGACAAGAAGAACGCCCTGCGCGCCGGCGCCGTTGCGGCCGGTACGACGCTGATGATGCTGCTCATGTCGTCCCCCGCGCTCGCGCTGACCCGCGACGACGGTGACGACCCGGCTCCCAAGCTGTCGGTCGTCGAGACCGTCGGCCTGTTCGTGGCCGCCCCGCTGGTGCTGTTCCTGGTCATCGCCGGCCTGGTGATGGTGCTCGACAAGTCCAAGAAGGCGTAACCGCCACCCCGTCTCTCCGAGGGCGCCGCACGGTACCGACGTACCGTGCGGCGCCCTCGCGTGCGTTCATGCCGGGCCGCGTGTTCAGGCCCGGCCGTGCGCTCACACGGTGGT
The sequence above is a segment of the Streptomyces sp. NBC_01255 genome. Coding sequences within it:
- a CDS encoding HNH endonuclease — its product is MPHVLVLNASYEPLGVVPLRRALVLVLENKALCLEESGAFLHSETQVLPAPSVVRLKRFVRVPYRGPVPLTRRALFARDGGRCMYCGGVATSVDHVIPRSRGGTHAWENVVAACRRCNHVKADRHLREIGWRLRHQPAPPTGLAWRIIGTGHRDPRWLPYLQPYGAEDVMARIDSVADAPVGALTTG
- a CDS encoding beta-N-acetylglucosaminidase domain-containing protein; the protein is MHLGRRKRTATAVAAAVIGGLLGGASPGAVHAAPVPPSADATAAPATSPATSPTATPPASAGSSAATAPTRAPATANAATAGAATTGTPAVWPRPQSLTGRGPAVRLGSEVTLLAEADADPYALTALRELFTAAGVRTVHTGLPGRGPVFRVTGPSDNAANAANAADADEATEAALTALRVPERLDLPRGGYRLATGRFQGRDTVVLDGVGEDGLFHAVQTLRQLVGAGGEIPGVVVRDWPGTAERGLTEGFYGRPWSLEQRLAQVDFLGRTKQNRYLYAPGDDPYRQAQWREPYPAAQQEEFRALAERARANHVTLGWAVAPAQSMCLASGADVAALTRKIDAMWELGVRSFQLQFPDAGYGEWHCAKDADAFGRDAEGAAAAHARVANAVARHLAERYPDGEPLTVLPTEYYQDGTTDYRTELAGALEADVRVAWTGVGVVPRTITGGELAGAREALGHPLVTMDNYPVNDYAQDRLFLGPSTGRDPAVAAGSAAFLAHAMEQPAASRIPLFTAADYAWNPKGYRPQESWRAAVDDLAGPDPAAREALRALAGNDASSILDPKGESAYLKPLMAAFWASRTSPDSAAGTAAKEKAARELRAAFTVMRQAPERLAATAGGTLDDETGPWLEQLSRYGLAGETAVDMLLAQSRGDGAAAWQAQLRLEPLREALKASRVTVGAGVLDPFLTRAVTESAAWTGADRTPANQADRAPDSYTVRLDRARPVEALTVMTARTDTDTGTGADSGAGAEQGARAGTDARVEAYVPGEGWRVLGPLSASGWTQADLKGLRADALRVVWSGEGPAPEVRSLVPWFADGPRAGLELARTETDAEIGGPAQRVDVELTGLRAGEVRGPMTAKAPKGIAVRLPKQAVVERGTRTTVPLEVSVGADVPAGAYRVPVSFAGEERVLTVRAFPRTAGPDLARAATASSSGDETPDFPASSAVDGDAATRWSSPAEDGAWWQLELAEPARIGQVVLHWQDAHASRYRVQVSADGRVWRTAATVADGRGGRESVRMDAADTRFLRIQGETRATPYGYSLWSVETYAVAPQDPPKKPAKETPEQPEGTPEEPAGTPERPEGTPEEQDAP
- the malQ gene encoding 4-alpha-glucanotransferase, producing MTLARLAARHGVATEYSPSAGVTVAVPDAAVVAVLGALGVDATTPEAVAAALDAAERAERERLLPPTLVRRRGEEPVRPPADLPPGTRLRVTTEEGAVLTGPDWDRLPLGVHTVEAQAPEGRSATATLIVSPARVPGPGRRTYGLLVQLYSLLSTRSWGMGDLGDLRELATWAGRTHGAGFVQVNPLHAGVPGAPSDPSPYRPSSRRFPDPVHLRIESVPEYAYVDPGRREELDRILAEAAELRERVLGKGALIDRDAVWDVKRRALELVVGSVELGPGRRADYHDFLAERGRALEDHATYQALAERHGPHWRGWPEELREPRSAERVVRADPALAARVDFHCRLAWLTDRQLAEAAEAARGAGMEVGIVHDLAVGVHPEGSDAWAQQEAFAAGMSVGAPPDAFNARGQDWGLPPWRPDALAAAGYAPYRGLLRELLRHAGALRIDHVMGLFRLWWVPEGSEPTEGTYVRYDAEAMLAVLALEAHRAGALVIGEDLGTVEPGVREELSRHGVFGTSVLWFERDWAGTGRPVPAAQWRAECVATATTHDLPPTAARLSGDHVALRHRLGLVDGDPERDRAADAAETTEWLGLFRRLGLLPEGPGGEEAEILAVHRFLLSTPARMVGVWLPDAVGDRRPQNLPGTWDEYPNWRLPVAGPDGQPLTLERLVASPRAHALLRELNTRTDPGSARTVPPGARPV